TCAGACGATAATCTCGTCCCTGGAACCGATAGGTCAGCTGTTCGTGGTGGACCCCCAGGCAATGCAGGATCGTGGCGTGGAAGTCATGTACATGCACCGGGTTTTTTGTGATGTTATAGCAGTAATCGTCGGTTTGCCCGTAAGTGATTCCGGGTTTAATCCCTCCGCCCGCCATCCAGATCGAAAAGCAGCGCGGGTGATGATCCCGGCCGAACGATTGAGGATTCCCTTGCGAATAGACGGTCCGGCCAAATTCGCCGCCCCAGATCACCAGTGTTTCGTCCAGCATCCCGCGCTGTTTTAAATCCGCAATCAGTGCAGCTGATCCCTGGTCGGTTTGCCTGGTCAGGGTCGGTAAGTGCTTCTGGACATTGCTATGGTGATCCCAGCCGCGGTGAAAGACTTGAATGAAGCGAACGCCGCGTTCGGCCAGTCTCCGTGCGAGAAGACAGTTCGCTGCATGCGTTCCCGGCTCTTTGACATCGTCACCATACAGTTCGAGCGTACTGGCGGACTCATCCGAGATATCGGCCAGTTCAGGAACCGAGGTCTGCATGCGATACGCCATTTCGTATTGGGCAATGCGTGTATTAATCTCCGGGTCACCAATTTCCTCAGCGCGGAACTGATTGAGTTTTGCCAGTCGATCCAGCAACACGCGTCTTTGTGAATCGCTGCTGCCGGCTGGGTCACTCAGGTAGAGTACCGGGTCACCCTGGCTGCGAAACTTGACTCCCTGATATTTCGAGGATAAAAAGCCGCTGCCCCACAGGCGGTCATAAAGCGGTTGGGCCTGGTGAAACGAGTTTTTGCTGAGCAGCACGACAAATGAGGGCAGGTTTTCTGTTTCGCTTCCCAGTCCATAACTGAGCCAGGCCCCAATACTTGGTCGCCCCGGTTGCTGATGTCCTGACTGAAAGAACGTGATGGCGGGATCATGGTTAATTGCCTCCGTGTGCATGGAGTTAATCACGCAAATATCATCGGCAACTTTTCCCATATGCGGTAACAGCTCACTGATCCATGTACCAGACTCACCGTGCTGCTGGAATTTCCAGGGGGATTTGACGACAGGGAATTTTTTCTGACCGGCGGTCATGCCCGTCAGTCGCTGCCCTTTGCGAACGCTGTCAGGCAGTTCGGTCAGATGCAGTTTTTCGAGGGACGGTTTATGATCGAGCAAGTCGACTTGGGAAGGTGCTCCTGACTGGAGCAGATAGATCACTCGCCTGGCTTTAGGAGCGAAGTGGGGTATCCCCGGAAGGCCACCAATCCGTGAAGCACTGCTGGTTGTCTCGCTGGAATGCAGGTCGCGATTGAGTAATGACGACAGGGCAGCCACGCCGATGCCGGTACTGGCACGTCCGAAAAACTGACGCCGGTTCTCCTGCAGTTGTAACTCAATCAAGGGGGAGCGCATCGTGTTATTCTTTCGTAATCGTTTCATCCAGATTCAGGAACAAGCGAGCCAGATTGGTGCAGGCTGCCAGTTCTGTCTGGGGTAAGCTGGAGTTCGAGGGAGAGTCGCCAACCTTTAGTAAACGTTGTGTCGCCGGCTGATTTCTGGCGTAGAACATCAGGTCAGCTTCATAAGCTGAGCGGAAGAGAGTCAGTTCAGCAGCAGTGGGGTGTCGCGCAGTGACCAGGCGGAAACCATATTGAATTTGCTGGTCAACGGACTGGCCCCCTTCAGACAACATCCGCTCGGCCAGTTTTCGAGCCGCTTCGACGAACTGGGGACCGTTTAACAGGAGTAATGCCTGTAGTGGCGTATTGGTTCGAGAGCGGCGAATGGTGCAGAATTCCCGTCCCGGGGCATCAAGTGTTTTGAGCATGGGAGACGGGACGGTTCGTTTCCAGAAAGTATAAAGGCTGCGTCGGTAAAGGTCTTCGCCTGTTCCCTGTGGATATTCTTTGGAATAATTCGGGCGGTTATTTAATTCCAGCCAGAGTCCTGCAGGTTGATAGGGATAGACGCTTTTTCCACCGACCTGTTCAACGAGTAAGCCGCTGGCCCGTAACGTGGCATCTCGAATCTCCTCAGCAGCCAGCCGCATGCGTGGGCCGCGGGCCAGCAGTCGATTTTCCGGATCCCGTATATACAAATCGGGGCCGACGTGTGACGTTTGCTGATAGGTCGCTGAATTCAAAATCAACCGCTGCATCTGTTTGATATCCCAGCCGCTGCGAATGAATTCCAGGGCCAGCCAGTCCAGTAACTCGGGGTGACTGGGAAATTCCCCCTGCACGCCAAAATCTTCCGCAGTTTTGACCAGTCCCAGTCCAAAGACTCGCTGCCAGTAACGATTCACCGCAACACGCGCGGTCAGGGGATGCTCCGGGTGAACAAGCCACCTGGCGAATCCCAGACGATTGCGGGGGGCTGTTGCGGGCAGGGAGGGAAAGATCGCGGGAACATCAGGGCTGACCTGCTCGCGGGGCTCATTATACTGTCCACGATCGAGCAGGTAAGTTGCCCGTGGCTGAGCCATCTCCTGCATGATCATCGTTTCCGGGATCGCTGCCTGCTGCTGCTTTTTGAGTTCAGCGATTTGTTGTTCCCATTTCTGTCTGGGATTGTGATGGGACAGGAAATATTCCCGCAGTTTTTTTTGCTCGCTGTCTGTACGGTTCTGTTGTGGTTTGGCTGCGATCTGACGAATGTCAGCGGGAATCCCATGGAACTGCAGGTTCCCGGGCACATCACTGGTGATGGATAAGCGGGGGCGTCCTACTCCATGAGTGGCAAAGTTGGCTTCGTGCCGCAGACGGAACTGTAATTCGGTACCTCCTGCAAATCCGAACGGAGACTCCGCGATCAGCATGGCCGTTGCTGGTAGTTTGCGGGACGGTCCGTCAACAGCCCAGCCGTTGTTACCGGATACACTGCCGTCAATGACGTGTGCAATTTCGTATTGATTCTGCGAATAGTCGGCAATGGCCTTGCTGAATTTGACGACTTGTTTTTGTGAGGGATCCTTGATGGAAACCGCTGTCAGTTCCAGTTCGCTCAGGACAAAGTTGGAATTGCTGTGCCGGCCCGGTCCTCCGCCGGGCAGTGACTCATGCGTGAGTGCTTCCAAGCGGATTGCAGTGAGACTGGTCGTATTGGTTTGAGCAGTGATTTCATAGACGTCGTGTCGGGGATTGGCGCCACTGGCCAGAATCGATTGATCGGGAAGGCGGGTGAGCGTGGTTCCGCCGGACGATTCCATGGTCAGAGGCTCCAGCACGGTCCAGCCATGTTCAGGATCCGCAGAGAGCTGTTGTATCCAGCGATTCAAATGCTGATCAATGTCGAGTGGTTTCTTCAACTCCTCCTGCAGATGCGCCAGCTGAGTTGCGAACTTCTGCTGTTCCTCTCTCGCTAGTGGAGACGGGATGCGTTGTTTGGGTGAGAAGCCGCGCATGCCTCGTTCAGGGACCTGATTGAAGAAAGCGTATAACTGATAGAACTCCTTCTGCGAGATGGGGTCAAATTTATGGTCGTGACACCGGGCACAGCCAATAGTCAGCGCCAGCCAGACTTCACCGGTGGTCACCAGGCGATCCATCACGTATTCGGTACGATATTCTTCATCAATGATGCCACCTTCGATGGTGATTGAATGGTTTCGATTAAAACCGGTTGCCAGGCGTTGCTGATCCGTAGCGTCTGGCAATAAGTCACCCGCGAGTTGTTCGATCGTGAATTCATCAAACGGTTTATTTTCGTTATAGGCATTGATGACCCAGTCGCGCCAGATCCATTGTTCGCGTTCCGTATCATACTGGTAGCCGTTGCTGTCGGCATAACGGGCCAGATCGAGCCAGTGCCTTGTCATGTGTTCGCCGTAGGCAGGGGAGGCGAGATAGCGATCTACCATTTTCGCATAGGCGTCTGGAGAACGATCGGCAAGGTATGCGTCGATTTCCTGTAGCGTGGGTGGCAGGCCGGTCAGATCAAAGGCTACGCGACGAATTAATGTTTCGCGGCTGGCCGTCAGGGCTGGTTGTAATTCTTCCCGTTCCAGGCGGGCCAGTACAAAAAAATCGATCTTGTTTTTCGGCCAGGTGGTATTACGGGGCTGGGGAATCTCTGGTTGCAATGGTGCTTTGAAGGTCCAGTGAGCTTCGTATTCAGCTCCCTGGTCAATCCAGGTTTTGAGGATCGCGATCTGTTTTGCACTCAGCGGTTTCGGACCATCCACTGGTGGCATGCGATCACTTTCGTTCTCTGCAGTGATCCGCTGAATGAGTTCGCTGGCATCCGCTTTGCCGGGGATGATCGCTTTCCGGCCGGAGTCAGCGCTGCCGATGGCCGACTCTTGACGATCCAGACGCAGACCGGCTGCCCGTGTTGCCGAATCAGGGCCATGGCAGGTGAAGCAATGGTTCGAGAGAATCGGGAGGACGTCACGGTTAAACTCGACTGATTCTTCCGCCTGCGCAACGCACGTCAACAAGGATATCGGAATGACGATCAGAACCATCTTGATTGCGTTCACGAGACAGATCCCCGGAGTGATACTCAAAAACACAGCTGGCGACATAAGAGAAATAAAATTTTCTTTATGCAATATATCAGGGGGATGCTGCAGATGGTAGAGAAAGTTAATTGCATCTACCGAGCGCCTGGATTCCGATCACTCTGATCGCTTCAGAACACAGCCACACATGTAGCCTGCCTGATTGATATATCAAAATATATTGAAATGTTCGCAGGTCTCGATTAACATCAATTCGGACCAGTTGAGAATATTCCCGTTAAAGTATCGCCTCCGGCTTTCTTTACTTACTGCGAGAAGACTCTATGTTAACTATTGCCAGTGGTAATCAGCATCGTTTTTGTGATGGCGTTTCGCGACGGAATTTTCTGCAGATTGGTGCTCTGGGAATGGGAGGCCTGTCTCTGCCACAAATATTGAGGGCACAGGATCTTTCCGGAAAACAGGATTCCCATAAATCAGTTATCATGGTTTTCTTGTCAGGAGGCCCACCCCATCAGGATTGGTTTGATCTAAAACCGGAAGCCCCGGCAGAAATCCGGGGACCTCGGGAGCCCATCGCGACCAACGTGTCCGGCATCGAGGTTTGTGAATTAATGCCTCGTTTGTCACGCATGGCTGATCAGTTTGCATTTATAAGATCAATTGTAGGTGCCGAAGGGCGACATGCTGCATTCCAGTGTATGACTGGCAGAAAGTCGAATCGCCAGCCACAGGGAGGCTGGCCCTCTCTGGGATCGACGATTTCTAAATTGCAGGGACCGGCCGATCCCGCCGTACCGGCTTTTATCGGTCTCTCACCGAAAATGCGTCATTCACCCTGGTCGGATGCAGGGCAGCCCGGTTTTCTGGGAGTTGCGCATGCCCCATTCAAGCCAACTGCAGAGGGAAAGGCTGACATGGTGCTCAATGGTGTGAATGCGGAACGTCTGGATGACCGTAAATCGTTGTTAGCGTCACTCGACAACATGCGTCGCCAGGCGGAAGTGATCGAAGAGATGCAGGGGATTGATGCCTATACAAAACAGGCATTTGGAATTCTCACCTCCAGCAGACTGGCGCAGGCACTGGACCTTTCGCAAGAAGATCCCAGGTTACGCGATCGTTATGGGAGAGGTTCAACTAAACCTGCCGGCTATGGGGATGCCGGGCCTTTATTGAATGATTATTTTCTCATGGCGCGGCGTCTGGTCGAGGTAGGAGTGCGTTGTGTCACTCTGGCCTATGGACGCTGGGACTGGCACGGTAAACCTCATGGAACCATTTTCGAGCATGAGGAAGAACATTTTCCGATGCTCGACCAGGGATTGACCGCATTACTGGAGGATCTACGCAACCGGGGGATGGATAAGGATGTGTCAGTGGTCGTTTGGGGAGAATTTGGCCGTACCCCCCGAATCAGTCCCAAGGTCGGACGTGACCATTGGCCGAAAGTTTCATGTGCCATGCTTGCAGGCGGAGGGATGAAAACCGGTCAGGTGATCGGTTCGACGAATCGTTTCGCAGAACATGTCGAAGATCGTCCGGTTGGTTTTAACGAAGTATTTGCCACGTTGTATCATAATCTGGGGATTGACGTGAATACCGTTACCGTCACGGATCTATCAGGACGTCCAACCTATCTGGTCGATCCCGCTCAGCCGATTCAAGAGTTGGTTTAAGTTGCTTTTGACTGCGTATAGTCAACAGCCTGGTCTGAATTCAGTGAAGGGGCCTGTACCGGGGAATGGGATCATTGGCCATTCGCTGTGGGGTTGGGAATGTGAGGTTCCTTATGCAGTCGGCCCAGCAGTGCTGTCAGCTTCTTGACCAGTTTGGGAGAGGCGCTGACTTCGGCATGAGAGACTGTCAGCCAGGTCTCGTAACCACCCAGTTCATGTTGACGTGGAGTCGGCAGATAGCCGAGATCACCATTCGCCAGACCGAAAACGAAAGTCTGCTTGAAAGGGCTCTGTTCCTGAATCTCGAAACCGATTTCAACAAAAGTTTCAAATGGCAAAGCTGCCAGACCCAGATCACCAATTCGCAGTGCCTGGACGTAAGCCTCCGCAGTTTCGGGCCAGAGCTCTGCTTCGAGTGCACGGCGTGCAAACACCATGCGACGGGACAGATCTCGGTCCTGTTCTGCGATCGGCGGTGCGTTTTGGATCAAGTCTCTGGCGCGCCAGACCTGGGCCATTGACGGACGGCGGCGGTTGAGTGTCATCGTCTGTGCTGCAGCACCCAGTGGTACCCAGTCGCGATACGAAATGTTTTTTTCGACTCGCATCACCTCACGAGTCAGGTCCGAGGCGACTTCCTGCATTTTTTCATAGCGTGCATATCGTTTCCGTCCCGGCTGATTGTAATGCGCATAATCATTATTATTCACATCGCCACTGGCGCCATTACTCAGAATTCCCACGAAGGGCGGATCCTGCCCGGGTACGGCATGTAACCGGTTCAGTTCCCTGGCAAAGACCCCGAAATAATCCGCGGAAATATGTCCTGTCCCTACACCGCCCACATAGTGCAGCCAATAGTTTGCTAATAATGCAATAGGATGACCGGCCTGGGAACGCACGGATAATACATATACCCCTGGATTGACCGGTCCCGCGGGTTTTTCAATTTGGGAGAGCAGTCCTCCCGGATTTGTGGCAACGCGTTCTTCCTCACCAAATGGACTGGTCACACTCTGCTCCTGTTTCAACAGCCAGCGACGGTTGAAAACGTGTTGGGGCAATGTGCCGGTTCCCCAGCCAATGCGTGCCGGTTCCAGGTTATTGATGGCGCGTTGCACACCATCGGCAATCCGGCGGATCACAAACTGCTGGTATTCATCCAGCGGTTCATTGAGCTTAAGGTAACTGGTCCCGCGTAGACTGGGGGCCGAGTGGGTGTGTGTTGCGGCAATCAGGACGTTCTCCGGAGGCAGGCCCGAAGTCTGCTGGATCCGTTGTTTGGTTGGTAAATGAATTTCCGTAGGGAATTTGACATTGTCGATGATGACGATTGCCAGTTGAGTCGAACCGTCGTCCAGAACGAGACAGCGTGCAAAGAGGTCGTCGTGGATATGGATCGAACCTCGGGGATTAAAGCCTCCAATCAGATCTGTCCCCAGAAACGGAGTGATATTACTCACCGCTGCGCCCGCACGAAATACTCCCTGCGGTTCTGCTTCGGCATGAGCGATAACGGGAATTAACAGTGACAGGAGCAGGGCTCGGAAAATCATTTGAAGGCCTTTATGTCGGAGGGGAACCAATCGATTATTCAAGTTCGCCATCGATAACAGCGAGTCCCGTGAATCATCATTTATCAGGTTTCTCTTAAGCGTGCATTGCGTTTTTCAGGCTTAATGGGGTAAGTAGGAATAGAGATCAGCATCTTTGAGAAAGAATCGAATTTTCTTGTCTCCTTCCATCAGGTCGGGGGCCAGGGATTTGGTCTGCCACTTTAATTCATATGCTACGGCGTCTCCCGAGAAGGGGATGCATTCCTCTCGTGAAAAGCCAGGAAGTACCTGGTTGTGCCGGTCCAGGATCTCCGCGACGACTGAACCCCGGGGGCCAGTTCTGGCGTTGATTGTCACGACTGGTTGTTTCAGCGATTCCCGACGTGATATGAACCAGCCTTCTTTGTTTCCTGCCTGCAGAGAGCAGAAACCATCCAGCCGCAGTTTCGCGAGACCAATGGCGTGATTGCGGGGATTTAAGTATCGGCCGCGTGCACCGCCGTAATAAAAAAACAGTTCATCCCCCACCACAACGGGAGCGACGGCAGTGTGAATCGAACCACAGTCAAATTCGTTCTGTTCACGATCCCCCAGTTCGATGAATGGTTTTCTCTCCGGAGTGCGAGTCCAGTTGATGAGATCCCAGCTCCAGGCCAGCTGCACATCGGTCGTTACGGGGCTGCCTTTTTCGGCTTCCGCCATCTTCTGGTCCGTGTAGGGACCCTCTTTGAACCACCGCGCGTGAAAAACCCAGAGCTGACTGATATACATTCCCTGGTAAGCAAACACAGGGCCGTTATAGAACTGGGTTGCATCCGGATCCAGGTCATCCGGGACCAGCACCGGGCCTGAGACCGGGGTAGTCCAGTCCAGTACGTTACCTGGTTTCGACCAGGAGATACCCACAGCCCGCCCGCGGCCTCCACGGTGACCGGCCAGTCCGGAACTGCCTGTCTTACGCATGGCGATGTAACGCTGCGAATAGGGATCGTAACCGTAAGTGGTCGCATCACCTCCCGGAATCAGGCCTTTCCGGGCCGTCTCAGGAGCAAAGTTCCAGCGCAGTCCATCGGCAGAAAATGCAAGCCTGTGCCGGGAGGGCCGCAACATATACCCAAATAACAGGTAACGCTGATCGGCGGGAACGTTTCCCGGTTGTTTAAAGACCATGGCCGTATGGAAGCGAGACAGCGGATCTTTGAGGTCTGCGGGAACACTCAGGTCAGATTTTGGCCCCAGGAAAATGTTGTTTGAGGTGGAACCATTGTGTTCGTAAAGTCCCAGTTCCGGTTTGGTCCAATGAAATCCATCCTCCGATTCTGCATGGCAGAAAATTTCCTGAGGGGTATAACAACGGTACCACATCCGGAGTTTGCCCTGATCCGACATCACCGATCCATAGAGGTAGGGGCCCGGGTAGCGTCCCGTTTTTTCCCAAGGCTGATCAGCAATGAGGACCGGGTTCTGTTCATGTTTTTTGGCAGCGTGGAAAACCCGCTCCAGTTCCTGCGATTCTTCGACGACCATCGCATCCAGGAACAGTCGCCGCCAGGGGCCGTTAACCGGGCCTGCCATGCGGTCGACCGATGTCTTAGATTCCGCGAATACCTGTCCGGTTCCACAAACAAGTCCTGCAGCCAGAACCAGACTCATCAGAGAGAAGAGTTTAGACATTATTGCTTGCTTTCTACGACGAAGCCGAAGTTCAAGGAAACTGATGAAAGCCTGTTAAAGAATGAATCAACAGTCAAATAGATCATTCTTTATGTTACTTGAAGACGGGCAGGCAGGCAAATCTTCCCCTCATGATTTTCAGACTATCCACATCTGCTAATTGCTCCATTCCACAGGTTTTAGCCTGCGAAGTTTCTTGTCCTTAAACAGGGGCATCTCCTGCTTTGACTCAAATCCCATAAAATCAAAGTTTCCAGGAGTCAGCGCGCTTCCAGAATCCGATACGCAATTACGCAAAAGTTTCAAAGACTTCCCAAATGTTTCGGTTTGTTTCAGGCGTACCCCCGGCAAACCAGAGAGATATAGCTTTTCTGAAAAATACGAATTATGTGAGTTTTCAGCGCTCATCGAGCTTGGAAGCGATAGTTAAATAAAACAGAACAATTCATATGGAATAATGAAACAAACAGTCAACCATTTCTGTCGTATGATGACCGAGCCGTTTATGGAAAGGGCTTCTTACTACCATCTTTTAACAATAAAAAAAGTGAGGTGGAGAATGGTTGCAACGAAAACTACCGGTCGTAATTTGCAGAAATTAATTGATTTAAGATGTTGTCCCACCGAACAGTATATTCGTGATCGTTTTAAAAAAGATATATTCTGGAAGCAGGAGAAAACGCGACTTTCCCGCGCCTGTTCAATTGAGGATGATGATTTGATTGAACGCATGTTGAAGCGGGGAATTCGAGCTGAAAACGTGCCTGCGTTGCAGATGTTTCCGATCGCCATGGCGGCCTGGGCGAGTGGTTCGGTCAGTTCACAGGAAGCTCAGGCGGCTCTGCAGTCAGTATTTCCCTTTGAGCTCTCTGGTCATGCAGCTTCAGTGAACCTGTTCCGTTCCTGGTTGGAGGAGAAACCAGACGCCGATCTGTGGCAGATATGGGAGGATTTTGTCAGCGCAAGGATGCAGCAAATCGGCTTACGACATACACAGACAATTGGACATACCATCTACAAGATGGCAGAACGTGTGTCACTGGCCTCAGGAGGTTTTTGGGGATTGGGTTCGGTGTGCCGCGAAGAGCAGGAGTTGTTGGAACGAATCAAGCAAACATTCCAACTGGATGAGACATGAGATATTGTCTTTGTAAGCACAGCATAAAATCAGGCTGCTCTGTGACTGGAAGAATCATGGATCAATGAAGCCTCCAGTCACAGGCAGTTTTGCAGGGGATTTTCACAGATCGCGATCACAGCTGGATGTTTGAGTTTTCTTTCTACAGAGACTGCGTAAAATTGTTCTTTGACACCATTTGCCAGACCAACTGTGTGTAAGCCATAAATATCAGAAACATCTTTCTGGATCTGGACAGGGATTGCAAACAGTCCCAATCCATTGCGGCCTGCAATCTTCAACATCGCACTGTCTGCAAACTCTCCTTTGATAACCGGGGTCAGGTGCAGGTCACGGAACCACTGATCCATTGCATGGCGTAGGACACTCTCATCTGTGGGCAGCAGGAAAGGGGCACCATCGAGCGAGGCAGGGAAATTCCGGGAATATTTTTGAGCAAGTTCCTTCGTACCCATGATCACTACGTCTGACTCCCCCAAACGGTGAGAGAACGCTTTTACCTTGTAAACAGGATCGAGTGCGGTGTCAGTCAGAATGACATCGATCTTGTGAATGGCCAGATCTGCAACCAGGCGCGGCATTTCGGCTTCTGTGCAAACGAGACGGATCGGTTCATCAAGCATGAGGGCAGGCTGCAGAAGCTGGAATGCTACTAGTTTCGGCATCATGTCGCGGATTCCCACCCGGAGTTCCAGGGGTTTTCCGATTGGTTTCCCTTTGATGAGCTCCATCAGCTCTCGACCTGTTGAGAAAATTTCTGAGGCATACTCAGCAACCTGAGCACCAGTTTCAGTGAGTACCAGCCCACGGCCCTGCTTTTTGACCAGAGAAACTCCAAAGGCCTGCTCCAGTTGTCTGATTTGGGTGCTAACGCTGGAGGGCGAGACATGCAGGATCTCACTGGCACCACGAACACTCCCTTCTCGTGCGACAAGCCAGAAACTTTGTAAGTGATGGTAATTCAGCCAGTCCATGCTCTCTTTCCCAAGCGAATAAAATGAGGCTATCGTCACGGAATCAAGATCGATTTTCTATCGTTCATTAGTCAAATAACTTTGTATTACCTGAGGCTCTGATTTCAACAACTAAAATGGCCGCTGCGCTGGTGGCTGAGATCTGTGTCTAACAAAACTGCCAAGACAAATGCTTTTTTTAACAGATGAATAAACGCTAGCTTCTATCTATGGAGGGGAACACTGGTTGATCTTGCCAGTGTCTCTTCTTCGTAAAGAGCTCTTACCCATCTCCTGCGTCTCACCAGATACTATTGAAAGCAGCCCAAGATTCGGAATTCTTAGAATGAATCACCACCGATCACCTGGCCGTCATTTCGGGCTGCCAGCCAGCGGAAGACATTGATATCGACGTTTTCACCAATCATTCTCACGCTACCATCCATTAGCAGAAAATGTGCTCCGCCTGTGTGAGGACTGTTGTAACCGCCTGGACTACCGGTGGGAGAATTAGGGCCACCAGATCGAACGTGAACGAGCGCCATCGTTATCGCGGGCCGTGCCGTGTCACCCACCGCCTGCCCACGCTGTGTGGCGACTTGTTGAGAAAATACGGTCTGCGCTGTGGGAATTACCCCAGCCCAGCCGTTAGGGACAAATGCACTTTGCCTTTCGCCAATTCCTATCGTGTTCGAACTTCCATCAGTAATGTCGCGCATCCGGACAGCGGAATTGCGATGGAACATGCCATTAAAGGGTTGTTGCTCATACATGGCACTGTAGCCTGAAGTATTCGCGGGATCGGCACCTCCAAGCGAGCCAATGTAACTGCAGGCTGCCAGGTCATTGATATTCAATGATGCTGGATATGCGCTGATTCGCAGTGGAGTCGTGTCACTCGGGCAGAGGTAGGCAGTTACCGTCGAACTCCGTGCTGGAGCGTTAATACTGTTGATAATTGGAAGATTGAAATCGATCTGTTCCGAGAGATTTGCCTGATCCATAAACGGCAGGAGCATGGTAAAAAAACTCCAGCCGGGGCCGATTTCGGGTACCGGATCATTACCACCACCTGGCCAGGGGCCTGTTGGAATACTCACGAAGCCGGGCGGAAACACGCCGTGGGATTCTTCATAATTATGGAGTGCCAACCCGATTTGCTTTAGATTATTTTTACATTGTGTCCGTCGGGCCGCCTCGCGGGCCTGCTGGACTGCAGGCAAAAGCAGCGCGATCAGGATCGCAATGATTGCGATCACAACCAGGAGTTCAATCAATGTGAAGCCATGTCGTTGGTGAGAAACTGAAGACTGGGGGAGCATGGGGCCCTCTCTGTCAAACTGTAATTGCTGGATTTTCTTTCCATTTGACTCATGATGCTGAATATGAGTCATGGAAAGAGGTTATGAACAAATAATCTTATAGAAGAATATGGGACTGAGACTCGGTCTCAATTCTGTTTTTGTTTTAGGCCTGTCCCAGGCTCTCACAAGAGGGCT
The Gimesia sp. genome window above contains:
- a CDS encoding DUF1501 domain-containing protein, with protein sequence MRSPLIELQLQENRRQFFGRASTGIGVAALSSLLNRDLHSSETTSSASRIGGLPGIPHFAPKARRVIYLLQSGAPSQVDLLDHKPSLEKLHLTELPDSVRKGQRLTGMTAGQKKFPVVKSPWKFQQHGESGTWISELLPHMGKVADDICVINSMHTEAINHDPAITFFQSGHQQPGRPSIGAWLSYGLGSETENLPSFVVLLSKNSFHQAQPLYDRLWGSGFLSSKYQGVKFRSQGDPVLYLSDPAGSSDSQRRVLLDRLAKLNQFRAEEIGDPEINTRIAQYEMAYRMQTSVPELADISDESASTLELYGDDVKEPGTHAANCLLARRLAERGVRFIQVFHRGWDHHSNVQKHLPTLTRQTDQGSAALIADLKQRGMLDETLVIWGGEFGRTVYSQGNPQSFGRDHHPRCFSIWMAGGGIKPGITYGQTDDYCYNITKNPVHVHDFHATILHCLGVHHEQLTYRFQGRDYRLTDVHGNVIHDILT
- a CDS encoding PSD1 and planctomycete cytochrome C domain-containing protein, with translation MNAIKMVLIVIPISLLTCVAQAEESVEFNRDVLPILSNHCFTCHGPDSATRAAGLRLDRQESAIGSADSGRKAIIPGKADASELIQRITAENESDRMPPVDGPKPLSAKQIAILKTWIDQGAEYEAHWTFKAPLQPEIPQPRNTTWPKNKIDFFVLARLEREELQPALTASRETLIRRVAFDLTGLPPTLQEIDAYLADRSPDAYAKMVDRYLASPAYGEHMTRHWLDLARYADSNGYQYDTEREQWIWRDWVINAYNENKPFDEFTIEQLAGDLLPDATDQQRLATGFNRNHSITIEGGIIDEEYRTEYVMDRLVTTGEVWLALTIGCARCHDHKFDPISQKEFYQLYAFFNQVPERGMRGFSPKQRIPSPLAREEQQKFATQLAHLQEELKKPLDIDQHLNRWIQQLSADPEHGWTVLEPLTMESSGGTTLTRLPDQSILASGANPRHDVYEITAQTNTTSLTAIRLEALTHESLPGGGPGRHSNSNFVLSELELTAVSIKDPSQKQVVKFSKAIADYSQNQYEIAHVIDGSVSGNNGWAVDGPSRKLPATAMLIAESPFGFAGGTELQFRLRHEANFATHGVGRPRLSITSDVPGNLQFHGIPADIRQIAAKPQQNRTDSEQKKLREYFLSHHNPRQKWEQQIAELKKQQQAAIPETMIMQEMAQPRATYLLDRGQYNEPREQVSPDVPAIFPSLPATAPRNRLGFARWLVHPEHPLTARVAVNRYWQRVFGLGLVKTAEDFGVQGEFPSHPELLDWLALEFIRSGWDIKQMQRLILNSATYQQTSHVGPDLYIRDPENRLLARGPRMRLAAEEIRDATLRASGLLVEQVGGKSVYPYQPAGLWLELNNRPNYSKEYPQGTGEDLYRRSLYTFWKRTVPSPMLKTLDAPGREFCTIRRSRTNTPLQALLLLNGPQFVEAARKLAERMLSEGGQSVDQQIQYGFRLVTARHPTAAELTLFRSAYEADLMFYARNQPATQRLLKVGDSPSNSSLPQTELAACTNLARLFLNLDETITKE
- a CDS encoding DUF1501 domain-containing protein, which produces MLTIASGNQHRFCDGVSRRNFLQIGALGMGGLSLPQILRAQDLSGKQDSHKSVIMVFLSGGPPHQDWFDLKPEAPAEIRGPREPIATNVSGIEVCELMPRLSRMADQFAFIRSIVGAEGRHAAFQCMTGRKSNRQPQGGWPSLGSTISKLQGPADPAVPAFIGLSPKMRHSPWSDAGQPGFLGVAHAPFKPTAEGKADMVLNGVNAERLDDRKSLLASLDNMRRQAEVIEEMQGIDAYTKQAFGILTSSRLAQALDLSQEDPRLRDRYGRGSTKPAGYGDAGPLLNDYFLMARRLVEVGVRCVTLAYGRWDWHGKPHGTIFEHEEEHFPMLDQGLTALLEDLRNRGMDKDVSVVVWGEFGRTPRISPKVGRDHWPKVSCAMLAGGGMKTGQVIGSTNRFAEHVEDRPVGFNEVFATLYHNLGIDVNTVTVTDLSGRPTYLVDPAQPIQELV
- a CDS encoding neutral/alkaline non-lysosomal ceramidase N-terminal domain-containing protein, which codes for MIFRALLLSLLIPVIAHAEAEPQGVFRAGAAVSNITPFLGTDLIGGFNPRGSIHIHDDLFARCLVLDDGSTQLAIVIIDNVKFPTEIHLPTKQRIQQTSGLPPENVLIAATHTHSAPSLRGTSYLKLNEPLDEYQQFVIRRIADGVQRAINNLEPARIGWGTGTLPQHVFNRRWLLKQEQSVTSPFGEEERVATNPGGLLSQIEKPAGPVNPGVYVLSVRSQAGHPIALLANYWLHYVGGVGTGHISADYFGVFARELNRLHAVPGQDPPFVGILSNGASGDVNNNDYAHYNQPGRKRYARYEKMQEVASDLTREVMRVEKNISYRDWVPLGAAAQTMTLNRRRPSMAQVWRARDLIQNAPPIAEQDRDLSRRMVFARRALEAELWPETAEAYVQALRIGDLGLAALPFETFVEIGFEIQEQSPFKQTFVFGLANGDLGYLPTPRQHELGGYETWLTVSHAEVSASPKLVKKLTALLGRLHKEPHIPNPTANGQ
- a CDS encoding LysR family transcriptional regulator, producing the protein MDWLNYHHLQSFWLVAREGSVRGASEILHVSPSSVSTQIRQLEQAFGVSLVKKQGRGLVLTETGAQVAEYASEIFSTGRELMELIKGKPIGKPLELRVGIRDMMPKLVAFQLLQPALMLDEPIRLVCTEAEMPRLVADLAIHKIDVILTDTALDPVYKVKAFSHRLGESDVVIMGTKELAQKYSRNFPASLDGAPFLLPTDESVLRHAMDQWFRDLHLTPVIKGEFADSAMLKIAGRNGLGLFAIPVQIQKDVSDIYGLHTVGLANGVKEQFYAVSVERKLKHPAVIAICENPLQNCL